The sequence AAGAATATATGATTATTCTTAATCTTACGAGAATAAGAAACAAAATGTTCCAAGTTTAAGACTAAACGGTAAACCTCCTTTGCAAATTGCCACAGCTACTTTATAATGCAATAGTTTTTTGGCCTCGTAGTGATTCTTAAATATGGTTGCTTGATTGTCCGCTATAAAATTTTCTGTAACAAATCTTGATCTAGCTACTCCGCCTGTAATAAATCCAACTACCATGCCTGCAGCTGTTGTATTTATAACAGACTGTAACTCTTTAGTAGTAGAACCATTTCTATTCGAACAAAATAATGCAGTTAGATGAGGTTTACAAAGGATGATATTTCTGTTTGAAGCTGAATTAAAGTATTCTTACTCGTCAATGAAAAAGTCTTTCACTTTGTCCATGCCAACCTTCATTGGGGTTATTTCAGCTAATTTATCTTCGGGTACAGCGTCATTTTGACTTGGTCCACCGAAAAATGGTAACAAGGCTACTGGAGCTACTCCTCTATTTATTGCTAAACGCagcatattttctttatttgatcATTAACCTTTTGTATTAAATAACACTTAATGTTCAAACGAACGGATGGTTAATGATTTGAGATGCTGCAAAAAcatattcttttcatttcattttttaacgaacagttaatataatatacataaatatgtaAACATTATTTAACCTTCCATAATAATTAATTCGCAGAGTGGTGAATAGTTCAAAAATCGAAGTATTTAATTTGCTTATCGATTGTTGATATATCGAAGTATATGCGATTTATCGAAACGAACGAAAAGACAGTTTCGAATATGTTCGAAAGTCTAACCGTTTTTTAGTTTCAACCGACaagtaacaattattatttttataataataaattatgataGATTAGTCGAATTTTATTGCAACTTATTATATGAACAAAATGAACGCCATGATACATAATACTGCAATAGAGTTATTATAGCGTACAATTGTAGCATAAAATTTAAGTTGATTTTTCTCTGAAAAATATTCATCGATTTATCGCGTTCTCGTTAATGGTATTCTCGTATTACCGAAGCCTAATTTTTGCGTTTCGAATCAGATTCGTCTATGGAGTTTCCAGGGCCCAGGGCAACAATTGATATTGAAAATAGGCAACCAAATCTCTCAATAAATTTATCTAATAAAATACAGGGTCCTAGAATTCGCGCAACACCCGGAAATGGGGgtttgctggggtgattctgaacaactttttcctttaccaaaatgttggttgaagcttcgtttttgagttattaacgaaaaacactgaccaatcagaGCACGCGTAGAGCGCGCGCCCAACCACGAAAGCGTTGGCTTTCGACCATGTTCGATCAtgatcgtgaacaaacgcattggcacagcgtgggtgTCGAGGGAAGCGTGCGACAAATGTTaatcgtcttaaattaagaacaatgtgaaATTATTCGTTCTTCATAAACAACGAATGCGTTTGTCAATACATTTGTTCACGACCATGATCGAGCGCGGTTTAGAGCCAACGCTCCTGGCGTTgagcgcgcgctctgattggccagtgtttttcgttaataactcaaaaacgaagcttcaagcaacattttggtaaaggaaaaaattattcagaatcaccccagcaatccCCCATTTCCGGATGTTACACGAATTCTGAGATACCCTATATATTGCATTTTAGACACTGGGTAAAATGCGGAAATCCCTAAATGCTCTTCCTGTACGTACTAGGGGAGGTTTCAGTCTGCCCAATATGGAATGCGGGCAGGTTCGTAGACGCGCCTAATAAAAGGTGAGACTCGCAGGTGCATCGAAGGATCCCAAATGCGCCGGCGTACGACGTTGTCCTGACGTAACAACGTTACGTCAGAACGTGGCCCGTGGTACGCAAGGGGGATAGTACGCGTGGGTGTGCTGGAAAGGACGACAAAGAAGAGGGGCGCAGGAAGAGTAGTGGAGGGGGTGGAACGTCAATAGGAGAATCCTTTCTGTGGCAAGTGGGAGAGTTGTTTGAAGAGAGGGGCGAATGTAACGAGGCACGATCAAGGTGGGCGGAAAGCAGGGCTGTCGTCTGAGCTGCTCTTAAATGTACCATACAAATTGGATCTAGTTTTCCTTTATTTAGCTACAAAATGTAAGATGATATAATTCTTGACTCCGTTTCTACCGTTTTCAGTCCAGAATATACAAACCTCCTTTTGAATGAAAaagattcttcattttttttaaggCACTTTCAACCCCCGTTCCCTTTAAGGCTACAGCACTGCCCGGAACCGCCACGTTAGGAGTGAAAGCTGGAACAGAACAGGACAGTTTGCCTCGCATAGTTTTCGGAGTACTCAACTCGAAAGTCTCCGAGGAGCGAATAATTCAACCCATTTACTATAATTATGAAATCTATTGATCGACTATTCTATGAACGCTTTAGTTTCGTCCCTGGAAATGAAAAGTAGATACAGGAGGATCAATGAGAGGCCTGTAGAATAACATCTCACAAGTACTTTCTTTCaattctgaataaaaataaaaaggaaaaaaggtggttgattattgagaacatttcaattattttcatttgaaacaacAAATTATAAGAATCTCCCTTATTTTGCTTCATTACAATAATTGAAAGGAGAAATGGATTTCAAATTCAAGTAATTTTCATAGGAATAATTCTCGTCCCTTGCAACTTCAATGCTCAGGATGTTCCGGTTCGTAGTATCATTCGGAAGGATCTTCAATATTATCTGAAGCAGCCGGTGTCGTTGTCTGTACATCTCCGGCGAGCTTGTTAGCTTTCGTCTCGCCTTGGCTACCGATTTACTGGCTTACGGGCGAGCAGTCGGATCAAAACAAGTCCTGTCCATTCAACCAGCCCAGAAAGGGGCAGACACGATCTAGATAGACGTATCTAGATAGCACGTCTGCGTACACCATTGAGCCAGGGGAGCTTTCCAAGCCACGATGCGGAAGGGGTGGCTCGGTGAACGGGGGTAAACTGTCCTCGTAGGGATGCCACCAGTCGCGTATACTTTCTGGTTCCTACTCTTCTCAAGGACCCCTCGAGAACTATAATTCAAGAACttgaagaattttgaaattttcattctcgataaattattgattaatattaatagtaaaaattgttaataattatctgttttattttattatatttaaattattgtaGAGATTAATTTGGAACATTTTGAATTTTAGATGGTATCAAATACCATCATAATATACCATGATCCCTTTGTAGAGTTTCTTAGGAACCAGGCACCCCCTAGAAATTGTACACCACCGCATTTTATCGGTCTAGGAAGGGGAAGCGTAGCACAGCATCAGCGGCGTGTCATCTGGTGGGGATGTTTCAGTAGGCGCTAGTGATGTACTCAATCAATGGTCAGACGCAGGGCCGGCCccgagatttcgggggtccgaggcgagctccgaaaaaaggccccttcacatatatgacccttgtggggccctaggcggccgcctagtctgcctgggcccagggccggccctggtcAGGCATTTTCTCCAACATCGTACAATCACAGAATTTACAATATCTTTGTTGGAAAtcctataataaaatataacaaaaactGAAATGAGTAACGTTATTGTGCCCAGTTTCACTTTTCTGGTGAAGCACAGTGGCTTCAAATCAGTGCACCGAATTTTGTTCATAGGATAGCGATAGCGAGAAGTGTCATTTGATCTTTTCTTTTGTCCTTGCCTTATGCCTTATGCCTCTTACGATCCCAGTTGCTCTGTAGCCCTTGAAGAATAAAGATCTGTTCGTAACGAAtatagtattattttattaaaatatcccATAATATCCAACAATCTTAATGTTACATTGCAATCTATTACACTTCTTATACAATATCTAGAATATCTAAAATACAAACCCATCAGGTAAAGTTGATTCTATATAGGCAACAAATTGAATGGTCAGTATTTAAATCCATTTTCGGTCAGTACTTTATTACCAAAATGGTcggtataaaaatactaaacggataggttaggttaggtcatTACGGCCCAACGGGGCCTTGATAATTCTGCCCACCGCCCCCAACAGGATGAGGGGGGGAACTTCGGCTTCTCCCTATCGCAGATTGGCGGCTCCTTAGTGGAGTCGCTGGGCCACAGGCGGGCggagctggggccccggtcaccactgcacgcggcccgaggagtggcCGGCGTCGGGTGTGGCCCTCGGCGTCGGCGGGGTTGGCACATAGgtggagggtcaaaggttagaccctcccccgagatggggcgcAAACGCGCCAAGGGTGGGGGGGTCTCGACGCGTTCGACAGAGATTGCGGGGCTCTCCCTAACGCCCAATGCAGGTCACCGTGGGGGGTTTTAGCCGGTAAAAATCCGGCACTACCCCTGGCCCCTCccccaggggggctgggggCGTCTTTCGAAGATTTCCCCACGAAAGAAAAGGTCATTACGGCCCAGCGGAGGCCGGTGTCAGTGGTGGTCTCTGGTACCGGCAGGTACATATGAGGATGAGGATGCTCCTCTTGACCCCCTCCGAGTCGTGTGCGAGATGCGTGAGGCGCAAAGGGCACTGGTGTGTTCATCAGAGGTCCCAGAGCCCCTCCCACCGCGCCAGATATAGGACCGCCGTGGGGATTTTAGAGTCCATGAAGATTAGTATGGAAGGTCAGTATGGAAGGATACTGACCAAAGGATTAAAATACTGTCCAAAGGGGATTAAACTACTGACCAATAAAAATAGAggcaattaattgaatttttcaacaatattttattattttaaataaggtaGTTCAAGGCACGTTGCCAGAGCGAATCAAACCCATCGCCAGCCCCTCCAACGGCAGGGTGTATCACGAGGGGGTAGCTGGTCGTGGAAGGGTTGGTAGGTGTCATGGTGGGGCTCGGCCTAGAAGCACAGGGGCGGGCTGAGCCAGTGATAAAGGCGGGCGTACGGGTTGAAGGGAGAGAGAAATAGAGACTCGAGGCGAAAGAGAGTGTAACCCCACGGCGCACCGCCACCCGTGTGTGTCGCACTAAAATGTGACTCTGGCCAGCAGCACCGGGAGCCCGTGTGTGTCGTaagagcgagcgagcgagcgcgagagcgagagagagtcGTGTGGTGCCGGAATTTTCGTTAGTTGTAGGAAGAGCAAGGCGCGTTTTTCCAGGAACGTTGAACGCGTTATAAAAACCGAAGAAGATCCGGACTGAGGAAAACTGAGAGGGTCGAACCGACTGGCGGCGAATCAAACATATCATTTTAACCTAGTTGCAGAAGAGTGTCGTGTTACGATACGAGGTTAGAGAAGACGGGCTAGAATTAGAAGATAGGTTAGCTTGGAACGTAACCGGAGGCGAATGCTGTCGCACTGGAAGATTACAGAGGCAAAAGGATGCCGTGTGAATCGCATTGAGGGACGTACACTCGCAGAATCTGTCTATACGTAGACCTGTCTAGAACCCGAGTGTGCATGGCTTAACGAGCATCATCGTTAACGTTGTATCGTTATCAGCCTCCAAGGTGTACCAGCCGAAGGCAGCCAGTGCGTCGAACACGAGCAAATGAGCGTTTCGGATTAGTTAACCTAGTACTATTCCCGCTGTGAACTGTGATTCTTTGTGCCGTGGACGAGCTGAGCCGCGGTGATCGTCGACCACGGGGTAGAAGAAACGAGGTAAGTCCTCGTTCATTATTCAAAACGGCAAGCAAATGATCCTTTGTACCCTCTTCTTTTACAGTCTTCACCTCCGGTAgctgaatgaaaattaaaaaatatttcaattaattgcttCGTTCCTTTGCCCATGAATATACAAGTACAAAGATTCACCATTGTTCGCGAAACTGAAAATTGATACGAAACTGGAATTTATTTGATAGAGAGATTGTTTTTCGAGAAAAGCCTCGCATCCAGATGGCCATTTACAGAAGCTGTCGTTCGAAAACACATAAAACCAGCGAGGATCCAGAATTGCTTTTGTCTACGATGTATCATCGTCCCGAGCCATTCTTCTCAGTTTTTCAATCTTCCTTTCCCCGGCGTCGCGCTTTTATGGACGAAAAGCTGACAGGATATTGTCTCTTACTTTCGCATCAgttttatttctctctttcattTAACAACCGCGGTGCTcgagcttaaaaaaaaaaagaataatgcaATTTGTACGATTCAAAAAATGGTATAAATTGACGTggtcggccctgagatttccgaaaaaggactttacatatatgacataaaaaagtacctcaaataaaatttatagaattaatattaaagtttgtgtaactaatttagatttatatcgattaatattcaagtaaaaattactcttcttgcattcttaagGAACCCTAGGCGTGCCCTAGGGGACCCTAGGCGGGCCCGCCCTAGGGGAttctaggcggccgcctagtctgcctaggcccaggggcCGCCCTGCAAATTGAAAGTTTCATGCCCAATGTATGGTTAGAAAAAAAGATATACGAGGAACATATTGCAACTATAAATCCAATAGTGGGTGGAATTAAATTGCAGTTGGATTCATTTCGAAACGAGGGACACTAGCAGTTTTTTTATGGCCTAATGGTACACGTATATTATGAATAGCGACCTGATACATTCGCATCGGGCTATCGGTGTGCTTCCATTAAATTTCATGCACGTATACATTGTCTGGGGAAAAAGGGTACGAGAAGCCATTCAGGATTATTGTTATCTATCGCGGATTAAAGATAATGATGATTATTATACTGTATCTCTGCTGAACTGTATCAATGGTTCCAGTGTCGAtttttatattactatattactataatattactatattatttttattatattactaatattactaacattactatattacattttatattactttacttcagaaattttaaaatcaaaatagaATTGACCAGGAAGGATTAATCAAttcgattaaatttaaatttctatatttatattgatcgttaaataatttttacggtattttaattagaattcatgaaaattaaattattttctatttttaataatgtatGAACACTTCAACTACTATGCTGCAGGTactctaattttattatatttttatttttaataaattttttctattttatttctattatttattattccagATGCTTAATtaggaatatttaaaattaaaatagaattgaCTAGGAAGGATTAATCAAttcgattaaatttaaatttctatattcaTATTGatcgttaaataattttgaattagaattcatgaaaattcaattattttctatttttaataatgtatCAACACTTCAACTACTATGCTGCAGGTactctaattttattatatttttatttttaataaattttttctattttatttctattatttattattccagGTGCTTAATTAGGAATATTTTCAACTATAACTCATGGAACATATGGGTCCTGTAAGAATTAAATCGTTGCTCACATATGAGAGGACGTGTTGATAGGTTGAATAACAGTGGATCCGGCGTACTAGGCACCGCTTGTTTTCACTGTGCGCCAGTGGAACAAGTAAGCGTGCGGTCAGACGCATGAATTCGTACTTGACCCGCTTTACCAGGCGTGTcggttttcttttccttttttcaagaACGAAAACCAAGAAACCTTGTTAACTAAGCTGGAAATTCACGGAAGGCTGGCCGTGATAGGTTGCTTTTAATCCCTTGGATTTTGGTACTCTGCTTTTCAAATGCCTTCCTTACCTTGAACTCTATCTTCTCTCCTACAACGTTGGaggaatggaaaaaaagaaaaattaatattcgtaTCTTCAGAATGAATTCTGAATTCCACACGAGATTAAATTCTTGTCTAGACGCATTTCTCTCGTTTCATTATGCAAATTATTTCTGTTAATTAGTCGACGTTTAAGGCTCGAACGTCAAGGAACGTATCATCCATTCCAGGCTGCTGTTTACCTTGCTTTATACTCTTCCATGAAAGAGGATCAGCTAATTAATCAGGTCCtgagtaattataattttatagtcTGTACCTGTGCTTCGTTCAACCATGGTAATCCTCGATTTTCAACGTGTTCCAGAGTAATATAGTAATTAGAAACTTGATAAGAATTAACACATTCACTGGCATGCTAGTCACTGGAGCCTCAAACTTTATATAATTGAATTACtaggagaagagaaaaaaaagcaaACCTTGAATATTATTGGCAATATATTAGGTAATaatgtaatttgaaaaatttgaaaattaagatttttagtaTGTCTGATTAAACTGGTCTACTTCTACTGTGGCAATGGGGGTGAAGGACTATCAGGCTCttaaattttctgtaattaagaaatttagaCAAAgtaatggaataaattttaatattattctacTAATTGATTATCAGATTAATTACtagtttgtttaattttattaaggATGAGCTGAGGGATAAGGAACTAGGAAGTTTATATGGATTAATGGAAAATGAGTAGATTTAATGGAAGACTTCAAAGTTGAAATTGTTTGATGTAAGTGGCTACAGTAGAAAGTTCCTTCTTTTCAAAAATTTGAGAATTAACATTCTTTAGTGTGTCTGATTAAACTGGTgtatttctactgtggcagtcaAAGTGAAACTCTTGAAAAGAgaaattcttctattttcttcacTTTTTCTTTAGTCCATTAAGAATGTTCACAGGAAACGAGACACTCGGTTGGATGTTGAATTTCTTTTCGTTGTTCAGATAATTGTGAAGCTCCTGGAAGAAAGGATAATCGCCTGGTGCAGTGTCCAGGGAAAGGAACGTTTCCTTCTAGTTAAATTCTCCAGTTTTCCAAGGTTTTTGGCAGACTATCCTCCCCGACGAAGCGAAACGTCTCACCAGGATGTTATTCCTCGTTGTTTTCTTCCTTCTAGAAACCTGAAGCAATTTCTTTTCTTGATTTATTCGTCCGTTGCCATGGTTAACTGTTAATCTGTGTTTATTTCTGAAGAATTTAATGAAAAGTAAGGAagcaatttcatgacagaaaagtattacaaaattatacttatggtacatcaatttgaagcttaaagttcaaAGAATATAACTACATAAAGGATTCATCAATATTTGTGacacaaaatggctgattcttCATTGGAACAAACAATGAACCCACTTATTGATTGTTTGGTACAATTgacaatcagccattttgtgttGAAAATATCGATGAAACCTTTATGTAGAATTTGTTAttgaactttaagctttaaattgatacctTATAAGTGCAATTTggtgatacttttctgtcatgattttcaatgtttttaaaCTGCAAAGTTGACTCAAGTTTCTCACTGAAAATTTCATCCAAAATTAATTCCTTCTTCTATGAATTACTTTTCTCTTAGTATACTTCAATACGCAATTCTCTTCCCCGGTGTATACACACTCGTGTCAAGTTTCTAGAAAGTTTACATAAAAATTGAATCTAACTTGCATTAAGGAATAAATCTATTAAAACCTAGCGGTGCACAGTTGGGATAATAGTATGGAAGTTTAGAGACTGTCATACTTTGTCGCGAGGGGAAAAAAGTGCTGGAACTAAGGCAATTTTATCCTCCATCGAACAAGGAGTGTTCTTTAATCACCTCCCAGTGGATGTTACTATGAAATCTAATTAATCCATCACTTCAAAGATTAACAATCTCAGAAGAGTTTGAAAGTTCTCCAAAACTGTGTTATTTGAAAATAGCTCAGAATTTTATCCGAAATTCCATTTGAATGCCTTTAACCCTCGTCAGCCTTTCAGAAAGTCCAAAGAAAGTTTCAAAGTTTCtcacataatttttttttttttcctcgtcgaTTCAGGTCAACCCTGAAGAAGCAAACTGTCTGCAAGAACAATCTGAACGGATGGAAAATGGAAAGGATTATAATAGCAACCGTGGTCCTCCAGGTCCTAGTAGGCAAGGGTTAATCAAAATTGAAAGTCCAGCATTCTTATCACCGTACCACTcgactttcttctttcttccctgGCTCTTTTTAGTCGAGGAGACTTTGTACACCGTTCCCGCTCGTTGCATTGCGGTAGATCGATGTACCAGAGTTCAGGGTTACGTTGTAAGGCCTCCTGCTGCTCTACCAAATCTGCAGTCGCACGTGCGCCGAGTTAATCAACCACTGTGCAGACAAAattctttcaaccctttcactatTAATTATGGTCCTAATTGAAGAAAGGGTTAATCGATGAATGTTGGAAGAATGATCCAATGATTTAATCAACCACTGTGCAGACAAAattctttcaaccctttcactatTAATTATGGTCCTAATTGAAGAAAGGGTTAATCGATGAATGCTGGAAGAATGATCCAATGATTTAATCAACCACTGTGCAGACAAAattctttcaaccctttcactatTAATTATGGTCCTAATTGAAG comes from Osmia lignaria lignaria isolate PbOS001 chromosome 8, iyOsmLign1, whole genome shotgun sequence and encodes:
- the 140up gene encoding RPII140-upstream gene protein; this translates as MLRLAINRGVAPVALLPFFGGPSQNDAVPEDKLAEITPMKVGMDKVKDFFIDENGSTTKELQSVINTTAAGMVVGFITGGVARSRFVTENFIADNQATIFKNHYEAKKLLHYKVAVAICKGGLPFSLKLGTFCFLFSGTAAALQVYKGKFDPWNHVIGGAIAGAVYKTNMGLKGAVAGCVLGTILGAISGSVASIILYITGTEMGDLYKASNKWINTRQKIILEQRQFLNEEHKQFKQAYDDHQNMRKAMYGDEKQEQ